In the genome of Taurinivorans muris, one region contains:
- the rsmA gene encoding 16S rRNA (adenine(1518)-N(6)/adenine(1519)-N(6))-dimethyltransferase RsmA, protein MNTEKIPAKKSLGQHFLKNESVINKIIELGDFSAADQILEIGPGPGALTSILRALDCQKLWLLEKDDVFARNHAQYAEENKLGHMRVFHTDALTFPWRDLRGNWKIIGNLPYNVASPLMWDIVSQVPKLSKAVFMIQKEVAERIRAKEGNKTYGALSAWIQSFCKVEKGFVIRPSAFTPPPKVDSEIIIFKPLPEEELPKHPEYLATLIKTAFQQRRKQLHGIFQKAFPSQYAETIWQQMEIPKESRAETLSPKQFQKLADLLFPIK, encoded by the coding sequence ATGAACACAGAAAAAATTCCAGCAAAAAAAAGTTTGGGACAACATTTTCTGAAAAATGAAAGTGTTATCAATAAAATCATTGAGCTTGGCGATTTTTCCGCCGCCGATCAAATCTTGGAAATCGGTCCGGGTCCCGGAGCGTTGACTTCCATTTTACGGGCTTTGGACTGCCAAAAACTTTGGCTGCTTGAAAAGGATGATGTTTTTGCCCGAAACCACGCGCAATACGCCGAAGAAAACAAACTCGGACATATGCGGGTTTTCCATACGGACGCGCTTACCTTTCCGTGGCGGGATTTACGGGGAAACTGGAAAATCATCGGCAATCTGCCCTATAATGTCGCCTCTCCGCTCATGTGGGATATTGTGAGCCAAGTTCCGAAATTATCCAAAGCCGTTTTCATGATACAAAAAGAAGTCGCCGAACGCATACGGGCGAAAGAAGGCAATAAGACATACGGAGCGTTATCCGCTTGGATACAAAGCTTTTGCAAAGTTGAAAAAGGGTTTGTCATCCGTCCGAGCGCTTTCACCCCTCCCCCAAAAGTGGACTCGGAAATCATTATTTTTAAACCTCTGCCTGAAGAAGAATTGCCCAAACATCCCGAATATCTCGCCACACTCATAAAAACAGCGTTTCAACAACGCAGGAAACAGCTGCACGGCATTTTTCAAAAAGCTTTTCCAAGCCAATATGCCGAAACAATTTGGCAGCAAATGGAAATCCCTAAGGAAAGCCGCGCGGAAACGCTCAGTCCGAAACAATTCCAAAAACTTGCGGATTTGCTTTTTCCAATAAAATAA
- a CDS encoding elongation factor G has translation MKIIEHIESTRNIGIIAHIDAGKTTVSERILYYTHKIHRMGEVHTGNATMDFMPEEQERGITIAAASTHCEWKNFNINLIDTPGHVDFTIEVERSLQVLDGAVGIFCAVGGVEPQSETVWKQSEALQIPKLAFINKLDRIGADFETVLSSMQTRLQTKPLVLQIPLGQGQDFSGLADLLTLQKIEFSEEDQGETVLYTPLEGEERIEAEIWREKLLEEIAELDDDFLEKYFNKTYGIEDIKESIRKIAIAKLATPVLMGSALKNSGIQPLLDAICDYLPSPLEAKPLKSEAFNPDTVKTLVFKVMLENNHRFSFVRIYNGILKENSTLYNINLQKHERIDHIYKLHADYHERVKEAYAGDLIGVIGMKTVQTGHTLSNDPNLEPYEDFNKYQPVISLAFEPKNSEEADILDNALAQYTLEDPTLLVNNEEGFRLVSGMGELHLSVLAERIEREYKIKPRIGNPQVILKESINNSEPIQASYRFERELGDKLHQGHAEISLRKRERGQGNAICLSEQAKTVIQKQKNISKEDTVKTVEDYCLSILESGNNNGLALADIEFTLVNILENENTSLVGIQNALHFALREAYAQAKVVTLYPIMKLEISVPEENLGAVMNLLNTCKAKVEQLFEKQNQKSIVALAPMQELFGFATNLRSSTQGRASLSMQFLRYDTL, from the coding sequence ATGAAAATAATTGAACATATTGAATCAACACGGAATATCGGCATTATCGCCCACATTGACGCTGGAAAAACAACGGTTTCAGAGCGCATTCTTTATTATACGCATAAAATTCACCGCATGGGCGAAGTCCACACCGGAAATGCGACCATGGACTTTATGCCGGAAGAACAGGAACGCGGTATCACAATTGCGGCGGCAAGCACGCATTGCGAGTGGAAAAACTTCAATATCAACCTTATCGATACCCCCGGGCATGTTGATTTCACCATTGAAGTCGAACGCTCCTTACAGGTTCTTGACGGGGCGGTCGGGATTTTTTGCGCGGTCGGCGGGGTTGAACCGCAGTCGGAAACAGTATGGAAACAATCGGAAGCCCTGCAAATACCAAAACTCGCCTTTATCAATAAATTAGACAGAATAGGCGCTGATTTTGAAACCGTTCTTTCTTCCATGCAAACACGTTTGCAGACAAAACCGCTTGTCCTGCAAATTCCTTTGGGGCAAGGGCAAGACTTTTCAGGACTTGCCGATTTGCTGACTTTGCAAAAAATTGAATTTTCGGAAGAAGACCAAGGCGAAACCGTGCTCTATACCCCTCTGGAAGGCGAAGAGCGTATTGAAGCCGAGATTTGGAGGGAAAAACTGCTGGAAGAAATCGCCGAACTGGACGACGATTTTCTAGAAAAATATTTTAACAAAACCTATGGCATTGAAGACATAAAAGAAAGCATACGTAAAATAGCCATTGCAAAACTGGCAACACCCGTTCTTATGGGCTCTGCATTAAAAAACAGCGGCATTCAGCCATTGCTTGACGCCATTTGCGATTACCTGCCAAGCCCTCTTGAGGCGAAACCGCTGAAATCGGAAGCATTCAACCCCGATACCGTAAAAACGCTCGTCTTTAAAGTAATGCTTGAAAATAATCACAGATTTTCTTTTGTAAGAATATATAACGGTATTTTGAAAGAAAACTCCACCCTCTATAATATCAATCTGCAAAAGCATGAACGCATAGACCATATCTATAAATTGCATGCGGATTATCATGAACGGGTGAAAGAAGCGTATGCAGGTGATTTGATTGGAGTTATCGGAATGAAAACCGTGCAGACGGGACACACCCTTTCCAATGACCCGAACCTTGAACCCTATGAGGATTTCAACAAATACCAACCGGTCATTTCTCTTGCTTTTGAACCCAAAAACAGTGAAGAAGCCGATATTTTGGACAATGCCCTCGCCCAATACACCCTCGAAGATCCGACTCTTCTTGTCAACAATGAAGAAGGCTTCCGCCTTGTTTCCGGCATGGGCGAGCTGCATTTGTCCGTTTTGGCGGAACGCATCGAACGTGAATACAAAATAAAACCCCGTATCGGCAACCCTCAGGTCATATTGAAAGAAAGTATCAATAATTCAGAGCCGATACAAGCCAGTTACCGTTTTGAAAGAGAGCTTGGCGACAAACTGCACCAAGGACACGCCGAAATCAGTCTGCGAAAGCGCGAACGCGGACAAGGCAATGCGATATGCCTTTCCGAACAAGCGAAAACCGTTATCCAAAAACAAAAAAACATAAGTAAAGAAGATACGGTAAAAACAGTTGAAGATTACTGCCTCAGCATTTTGGAAAGCGGGAACAACAATGGATTGGCGCTTGCGGATATTGAATTTACGCTTGTAAATATCCTTGAAAATGAAAACACGAGTTTGGTGGGTATACAAAATGCGCTCCATTTCGCTTTGCGTGAAGCGTACGCGCAAGCCAAAGTCGTCACCCTCTATCCGATTATGAAACTTGAAATTTCCGTTCCGGAAGAAAACCTCGGTGCGGTCATGAACCTTTTGAACACTTGCAAAGCAAAGGTTGAACAGCTTTTTGAAAAACAAAATCAAAAAAGCATTGTCGCTTTGGCTCCCATGCAGGAACTTTTCGGGTTTGCCACTAATTTGCGCTCCTCCACGCAAGGCAGAGCAAGCCTGAGCATGCAATTTTTACGCTATGACACCCTTTAG
- a CDS encoding phospholipase D-like domain-containing protein translates to MSIAFLVTIFLLISYAVAFTAIVHCLLHSKYPQAALAWCGVIIMLPFLGAFFYFVFGINRIDSKATKLFNQAVEARRRHLDSIRKNHWSSVQANHTREEYPIMGIGERSQGLSCVGGNTFEPLFNGDEAYPKMLEAIENAEHYVFLSTYIFSGKRSGERFTEALIRAHKRGVMVHVIVDGLGTFWDFAFLRRKLKKAGVPVYSFIPFKLFPFQMSINLRNHRKLLICDSIAFTGGMNIADGNLLKYHPRDSVQDVHFKCTGPIVTGLREVFLLDLAFVTGKAQDMTFTPCPATGTMDARIVMDGPGNSDDLIINLLCGVFSCAKKEIIIINPYFLPTREIISALMSAVTRGVRVRVILPEKLDHNFVSWAADHILPSLIHGGIEMYKQPKPFAHTKLILVDEIYTFLGSTNFDPRSLKLNFELNLEVFSVQLNSYLRFFADSVLASSKKIAYSVFEDGKFPFLIFLKRLRNAAMWIFSPYL, encoded by the coding sequence ATGTCCATTGCATTTTTAGTAACGATATTTTTGCTGATAAGCTATGCGGTCGCTTTTACGGCGATCGTTCACTGCCTGCTGCACAGCAAGTATCCGCAGGCGGCTCTTGCATGGTGCGGCGTTATCATCATGCTGCCGTTTTTAGGAGCGTTTTTTTATTTTGTTTTCGGAATCAACAGGATTGACAGCAAAGCGACGAAACTGTTCAACCAAGCGGTGGAAGCGCGGCGCCGGCACCTGGACAGCATACGGAAAAACCATTGGTCTTCCGTGCAGGCGAACCATACCCGTGAAGAATATCCCATTATGGGAATAGGAGAGCGGAGCCAAGGGCTTTCCTGCGTGGGAGGCAATACGTTCGAACCGCTTTTCAATGGGGACGAGGCTTATCCCAAAATGCTCGAAGCGATTGAAAACGCGGAGCATTATGTCTTCTTGAGCACGTATATCTTTAGCGGCAAAAGAAGCGGGGAGCGTTTTACCGAAGCTTTAATAAGGGCGCATAAACGCGGGGTTATGGTGCATGTTATTGTGGACGGACTGGGAACGTTTTGGGACTTTGCTTTTTTGCGCAGAAAATTGAAAAAAGCCGGTGTTCCGGTATATTCTTTCATTCCTTTTAAGCTTTTTCCTTTTCAAATGAGCATAAATCTGCGCAACCACAGAAAATTGCTTATTTGCGATTCCATCGCGTTCACGGGAGGCATGAATATAGCCGACGGCAATTTATTGAAATATCACCCCCGTGACAGCGTTCAGGATGTGCATTTCAAATGCACCGGACCTATCGTGACAGGGCTTAGGGAAGTTTTTTTGCTTGATCTCGCCTTTGTTACCGGCAAAGCGCAGGATATGACCTTTACGCCTTGTCCAGCCACAGGAACCATGGATGCGCGAATAGTTATGGACGGTCCGGGAAACAGCGACGATTTGATCATTAATCTTTTATGCGGCGTGTTCAGCTGTGCAAAAAAAGAAATTATCATTATCAATCCTTATTTTTTGCCTACGCGGGAAATCATCAGCGCGCTTATGAGCGCGGTAACGAGGGGTGTCAGGGTTCGGGTTATTTTGCCTGAAAAGTTGGACCATAATTTCGTAAGCTGGGCTGCTGACCACATTCTGCCAAGTTTGATACACGGAGGCATAGAAATGTATAAGCAGCCAAAACCCTTTGCCCATACGAAACTTATTCTTGTCGATGAAATATATACGTTTTTGGGGTCGACAAATTTTGACCCGAGAAGTTTGAAATTAAATTTTGAATTGAATTTGGAAGTATTCTCAGTGCAATTGAATTCTTATTTGAGGTTTTTTGCGGACAGCGTTCTTGCAAGTTCTAAAAAAATCGCTTATTCTGTATTTGAAGACGGCAAATTTCCTTTCTTGATATTTTTAAAACGATTGAGAAACGCCGCAATGTGGATATTCAGTCCTTATTTATAG
- the folK gene encoding 2-amino-4-hydroxy-6-hydroxymethyldihydropteridine diphosphokinase, whose protein sequence is MICFFSLGSNLGDKESNLAKAIEHICRHGQIRFLAKSSIYETEPQGDKNQGWFANQVIAVDYDFSVPLDLAVDNLMNYLLGIEAGMGRVRDENRRFGPRIIDIDILLVGNTKISTNLVEVPHPKALDRAFVLVPLHEIAPHITIHNIHIEDALSQLDYRLKENKIYQS, encoded by the coding sequence ATGATATGTTTTTTTTCTCTGGGTTCAAATTTGGGTGACAAGGAAAGCAATTTGGCTAAAGCCATTGAGCACATTTGCAGGCATGGGCAAATCCGTTTTCTTGCGAAATCTTCCATTTATGAAACAGAGCCTCAAGGTGACAAAAATCAGGGGTGGTTTGCAAATCAGGTCATTGCGGTTGATTATGATTTTTCCGTGCCTCTTGATTTAGCCGTGGATAATCTTATGAATTACCTTTTGGGGATTGAAGCGGGAATGGGCAGAGTCCGAGATGAAAACAGGCGTTTTGGACCCAGAATAATTGATATAGATATTCTTTTAGTGGGAAATACGAAAATTTCGACAAATTTGGTCGAAGTTCCGCATCCGAAGGCTTTGGACCGGGCTTTTGTTTTGGTTCCTCTGCATGAAATCGCCCCCCACATCACCATTCATAATATCCATATCGAAGACGCATTGTCACAGCTTGATTATCGTCTTAAGGAAAATAAAATTTATCAAAGTTAA
- a CDS encoding transcriptional regulator encodes MIFKILIFGIAAYALYRLFMNDKRKNIEKSENDEAKKVADGILVRDPVCGVYVEKENSFSVRNGDVVEYFCSDDCRQKYIKQVQEQQKIQE; translated from the coding sequence ATGATTTTTAAAATTTTGATTTTCGGTATCGCCGCGTATGCTCTTTATCGTTTATTTATGAACGATAAAAGAAAAAATATTGAAAAATCTGAAAATGATGAAGCAAAAAAAGTAGCAGACGGTATTTTGGTGCGCGACCCGGTTTGCGGTGTTTATGTGGAGAAAGAAAACAGCTTTTCCGTGCGGAACGGAGATGTTGTGGAATATTTTTGCAGTGACGACTGCAGGCAGAAGTATATCAAACAAGTTCAGGAACAGCAAAAAATCCAAGAATAG
- the ilvD gene encoding dihydroxy-acid dehydratase, whose protein sequence is MRSDIMKKGKERAAHRSLLAALGLTKKEIERPLIGVVNSANEIVPGHIHLGKIAEAVKAGVRAAGGTPIEFPAIAVCDGIAMNHEGMRYSLPSRDLIADSIEIMAMAHPFDGLVLIPNCDKVVPGMLMAALRLNIPAIVVSGGPMQAGPNATDLNSVFEAIGKYNSGKIAEEELARIEESACPGCGSCSGMFTANTMNCLSEAIGLALPGNGTIPATSAARIRLAKEAGEQIMVLVEKNICPRDIVTEKSVHNAVALDMALGGSTNTVLHLPAVFSEANLPLTLDIFDKVSRITPNLCKLSPAGKHHIVEDLHRAGGVPAVMSELLKNNLIFGGELTVTGKSVQQYITENNIKILDTEVIHTVDNPYSKQGGIAILRGNIAPLGAVVKQSAVSAEMRTRTTTAKVFDKEEDAMQAILTGKIQKGDCVVIRFEGPKGGPGMREMLGPTSAIAGMGLDKDVMLITDGRFSGATRGASIGHISPEAAEGGPIRLVENGDQIKLDIEARSLKLLVSQEELEERAKNYQAPAPKAKTPILRRYAKLVTSAATGAIYEKD, encoded by the coding sequence ATGCGAAGCGACATTATGAAAAAAGGAAAAGAACGTGCAGCCCACCGTTCTTTGCTTGCCGCCTTGGGTCTTACAAAAAAGGAAATCGAACGTCCTCTTATCGGGGTTGTCAATTCCGCGAACGAAATAGTTCCCGGACATATCCACCTTGGAAAAATCGCCGAAGCCGTCAAGGCCGGCGTACGCGCCGCAGGCGGAACTCCCATTGAATTTCCAGCCATTGCGGTTTGCGACGGTATTGCCATGAACCATGAAGGCATGCGTTATTCCCTGCCTTCCCGCGATCTTATTGCCGATTCCATAGAAATTATGGCTATGGCGCACCCCTTTGACGGACTTGTGCTTATCCCTAACTGCGATAAGGTCGTTCCGGGAATGCTCATGGCTGCCTTACGTTTGAATATTCCCGCCATTGTCGTTTCAGGCGGTCCTATGCAGGCAGGTCCGAACGCAACGGACCTTAACAGCGTTTTTGAGGCTATCGGCAAATACAATTCCGGAAAAATCGCTGAAGAAGAACTTGCCCGTATCGAAGAAAGCGCTTGCCCCGGCTGCGGTTCCTGTTCCGGCATGTTCACTGCCAATACCATGAACTGCCTTTCAGAAGCCATAGGGCTCGCACTTCCCGGAAACGGAACCATTCCCGCGACATCGGCGGCACGTATCCGCCTTGCCAAAGAAGCCGGCGAACAAATCATGGTTCTTGTTGAAAAAAATATTTGCCCGCGCGATATTGTTACGGAAAAATCAGTGCATAATGCGGTCGCCCTTGATATGGCACTCGGCGGCAGCACCAATACGGTTTTACATTTGCCCGCTGTTTTTTCAGAAGCAAACCTTCCGCTCACCCTTGATATTTTTGATAAAGTCAGCCGTATCACACCAAACCTCTGCAAACTTTCCCCCGCAGGAAAACATCATATTGTGGAAGATTTGCACAGAGCAGGCGGCGTTCCCGCCGTTATGAGCGAACTTTTGAAAAACAATCTTATCTTTGGCGGCGAACTGACGGTCACCGGAAAATCCGTTCAACAGTACATAACGGAAAATAATATCAAAATCCTTGATACGGAAGTCATACACACTGTTGACAATCCATACTCCAAACAAGGCGGCATCGCTATTTTACGCGGCAACATCGCTCCGCTTGGTGCGGTTGTGAAGCAAAGCGCCGTATCTGCCGAAATGCGCACAAGAACAACTACCGCCAAAGTTTTCGATAAAGAAGAAGATGCCATGCAAGCCATTTTAACAGGGAAAATTCAAAAAGGCGATTGCGTGGTCATTCGCTTTGAAGGTCCCAAAGGAGGTCCGGGAATGCGTGAAATGCTCGGACCAACCTCCGCCATTGCAGGCATGGGCTTGGATAAAGATGTCATGCTCATTACTGACGGTCGTTTTTCCGGAGCAACCCGCGGCGCCTCTATCGGGCATATCAGCCCTGAAGCTGCCGAAGGCGGACCAATCAGACTTGTTGAAAACGGAGACCAAATAAAACTCGATATCGAAGCACGCAGTCTGAAGCTGTTGGTCAGCCAAGAAGAATTGGAAGAACGGGCTAAAAATTACCAAGCACCTGCTCCGAAAGCCAAAACTCCGATTTTGCGCCGTTATGCAAAACTTGTAACATCCGCCGCAACCGGCGCCATTTATGAAAAAGACTGA
- the secG gene encoding preprotein translocase subunit SecG — protein MQSGILILHILVCIILIVLVLLQSGREGMGVIFGGGGNSSVFGSQGAGGILVKLTAFLAVMFVVTSLGYNILTANKNNVSSVLDVQFEETAPENPVPAEIKDIPVETAPAPEALPDQNADKQEQPAAQPIANTAEESAKTE, from the coding sequence GTGCAATCAGGTATTTTAATTCTGCATATTTTGGTATGTATCATATTAATCGTTCTTGTTCTTTTGCAATCAGGACGTGAAGGAATGGGAGTCATTTTCGGCGGAGGCGGAAACAGTTCCGTTTTCGGCAGTCAGGGCGCCGGCGGAATTTTGGTTAAGCTCACCGCTTTTTTAGCTGTCATGTTTGTTGTGACCTCACTCGGATATAATATTCTCACTGCAAATAAAAACAATGTTTCTTCCGTGCTTGACGTGCAATTTGAAGAAACAGCTCCGGAAAATCCCGTACCTGCGGAAATAAAAGATATTCCTGTTGAAACAGCTCCGGCTCCGGAAGCGCTTCCTGACCAAAATGCGGACAAACAAGAGCAGCCTGCCGCACAGCCAATTGCAAATACAGCCGAAGAAAGTGCGAAAACCGAATAA
- the tpiA gene encoding triose-phosphate isomerase → MNKIIAANWKMNKNSKEAAETIKELSAFLNNSLPPKREVIIFPSFISLEASTHALSSSVLQFGAQDVYPAKDGAFTGEISPSMILDAGAAWVLTGHSERRHIIKEENTLVGQKTSFALASGLNVIACVGETLEEREAGKLYDVLTTQLNQTLAKLPTPLSPERLVIAYEPVWAIGTGKTAQTEDIIEAHAIIRELLKDIIGTSVSQTRILYGGSVKPENAREILELDNVEGLLVGGASLKAESFAKIIQA, encoded by the coding sequence ATGAATAAAATCATAGCAGCTAACTGGAAAATGAATAAAAACTCCAAAGAAGCCGCTGAAACCATTAAAGAACTGTCAGCATTTTTAAACAATTCCCTTCCCCCTAAAAGGGAAGTCATCATATTCCCGTCTTTTATAAGCTTGGAGGCGAGCACCCATGCCCTTTCCTCCTCCGTACTGCAATTCGGGGCGCAAGACGTATATCCCGCCAAGGACGGTGCTTTTACCGGTGAAATTTCACCGTCCATGATTTTAGATGCAGGGGCGGCTTGGGTCCTGACCGGACATTCCGAACGCAGACATATCATCAAAGAAGAAAATACGCTTGTCGGGCAAAAAACAAGCTTCGCTCTGGCAAGCGGACTCAATGTCATCGCCTGCGTCGGTGAAACACTCGAAGAACGGGAAGCCGGCAAACTCTATGATGTTCTTACCACCCAATTGAACCAAACCCTTGCAAAACTTCCCACGCCCCTCAGTCCGGAACGGCTTGTTATCGCCTATGAACCCGTTTGGGCAATCGGCACCGGAAAAACCGCCCAAACCGAAGACATCATCGAAGCCCACGCAATCATCCGCGAGCTTTTAAAAGATATTATCGGAACATCTGTTTCCCAAACAAGGATTTTATACGGCGGCAGCGTAAAACCCGAAAACGCCCGTGAAATTCTCGAACTTGACAATGTGGAAGGGCTTTTGGTCGGCGGCGCATCATTGAAAGCGGAAAGCTTCGCAAAAATTATCCAAGCATAA